In Candidatus Rokuibacteriota bacterium, one DNA window encodes the following:
- a CDS encoding amidohydrolase family protein, protein KGVTITRPPSHYLTRFYLDNLAYSETAYSDAALLCALACVGSDRVVLGSDAPFAVGRLQRSVEFIRRCEFLSGAEREKILGDNAARFLRWER, encoded by the coding sequence CAAGGGCGTGACGATCACCCGGCCGCCGTCCCACTACCTCACGCGCTTTTACCTGGACAACCTGGCCTACTCGGAGACGGCGTACTCCGATGCGGCGCTCCTCTGTGCCCTCGCCTGCGTGGGGAGCGACCGCGTCGTTCTCGGGAGCGACGCGCCGTTCGCGGTCGGCCGGCTCCAGCGCTCGGTGGAGTTCATCCGACGCTGCGAATTCCTGAGCGGGGCGGAGCGGGAGAAGATCCTGGGCGACAATGCCGCCCGGTTCCTCCGCTGGGAGCGGTAG